The following are encoded in a window of Urocitellus parryii isolate mUroPar1 chromosome 7, mUroPar1.hap1, whole genome shotgun sequence genomic DNA:
- the Fdxr gene encoding NADPH:adrenodoxin oxidoreductase, mitochondrial isoform X2: MAPRCWRWWHWLGWPRIRPPSASNSTNSGFYRHFSAQKNPQICVVGSGPAGFYTAQHLLKHHTQAHVDIYEKQLVPFGLVRFGVAPDHPENVINTFTQTARSDRCAFRGNVMVGKDVTVPELQGAYHAVVLSYGAEDHRRLEIPGEELPGVCSARAFVGWYNGLPENRELAPDLSCDTAVILGQGNVALDVARILLTPHEHLEKTDITEAALGVLRQSQVKTVWIVGRRGPLQVAFTIKELREMIHLPGTRPILDPADFLGLQDRIKEVPRPRKRLMELLLQTATEKPGAGAARQALATRAWGLRFFRSPQQVLPSPDGRRAAGIRLAVTRLEGVGEATQAVPTGDTEDLPCGLVLSSVGYKSRPIDPSVPFDSKLGIIPNVEGRVVDVPGLYCSGWVKRGPTGVITTTMTDSFLTSQMLLQDLKAGLLPSGPRPGFTAIQALLSSRGVRPVSFSDWEKLDAEEVSRGQGAGKPREKLVDPHEMLRLLGH, from the exons ATGGCTCCGCGCTGCTGGCGCTGGTGGCACTGGTTGGGGTGGCCACGAATCCGACCACCTTCCGCTAGTAACTCCACGA ACTCAGGCTTCTACCGGCATTTCTCTGCCCAGAAGAATCCCCAGATCTGTGTGGTGGGCAGTGGCCCAGCTGGCTTCTACACGGCCCAACACCTGCTAAAG CACCACACCCAGGCCCATGTGGACATCTATGAGAAGCAGCTTGTGCCCTTCGGCCTAGTGCGGTTTGGTGTGGCACCTGACCATCCCGAG AATGTCATCAACACCTTTACCCAGACTGCCCGATCGGACCGCTGTGCCTTCAGGGGAAATGTGATGGTGGGCAAAGATGTGACAGTGCCTGAGTTGCAGGGTGCCTACCATGCGGTGGTGCTG AGTTATGGGGCAGAGGACCACCGGAGGCTGGAGATTCCCGGTGAGGAGCTGCCTGGTGTATGCTCGGCCAGGGCCTTTGTGGGCTGGTACAATGGGCTTCCTGAGAACCGGGAG CTGGCACCAGACCTGAGCTGTGACACAGCCGTGATCCTGGGGCAGGGGAATGTGGCTCTGGATGTAGCCCGGATCCTGCTGACCCCACATGAGCACCTGGAG AAAACAGACATCACTGAAGCTGCCCTGGGAGTGCTGAGGCAGAGTCAGGTGAAGACTGTGTGGATAGTGGGCCGGCGTGGACCCCTGCAAGTGGCCTTTACCATTAAG GAGCTTCGAGAGATGATTCATTTGCCAGGAACCCGGCCCATTTTGGATCCTGCAGATTTCTTGGGCCTCCAGGACAGAATCAAGG AGGTTCCCCGTCCAAGGAAGCGGCTGATGGAACTGCTGCTTCAAACTGCCACAGAGAAGCCCGGGGCGGGGGCTGCCCGCCAGGCATTGGCCACCCGTGCCTGGGGCCTCCGCTTTTTCCGAAGCCCCCAGCAGGTGCTGCCCTCTCCAGATGGGCGACGGGCAGCAGGCATCCGCCTAGCGGTAACCAGACTGGAG GGTGTCGGTGAGGCCACCCAGGCAGTGCCCACAGGAGACACGGAGGACCTCCCTTGCGGGCTGGTACTGAGCAGCGTTGGGTATAAGAGCCGCCCCATTGACCCCAGTGTGCCTTTTGACTCCAAACTTGGGATCATCCCCAATGTAGAGGGCCGGGTTGTGGATGTGCCAG GCCTCTACTGCAGTGGCTGGGTGAAGAGGGGACCCACAGGTGTCATTACCACTACCATGACGGACAGCTTCCTCACTAGTCAGATGCTGCTACAGGACCTGAAGGCCGGGCTGCTGCCCTCAGGCCCCAGGCCGGGCTTCACAGCCATCCAGGCCCTGCTGAGCAGCCGAG GTGTCCGACCAGTCTCTTTCTCAGATTGGGAAAAGCTGGATGCTGAGGAGGTTTCCCGGGGACAGGGTGCTGGGAAGCCCCGGGAGAAGCTGGTGGATCCTCATGAGATGCTGAGGCTGCTGGGGCACTGA
- the Fads6 gene encoding fatty acid desaturase 6 — protein MELARGASKGDGGAEALLGELEGLVQDVVRASSWWELHGVDCAILALSLLALPAGFLCLSSENVLVFAIGITILGVCHSTLTVKGSHLATHGALTKSKRWSKIWLLFFVEVCTAFTSEFGKFSHVNMHHGYTNVVGLGDSSTWKLPCLNGYVYMFLAPFLIPIITPLVALERLWKVELRIALRTLGLISLGLYSQYWLLLNVSGFRSPGSALACMLLIRALLAHPFLHVNIFQHIGLPMFSRDKKPQRIHMMTLGVLNLPRLPVLDWAFGHSLISCHVEHHLFPKLSDNMCLKVKPVVSRFLQEKQLPYQEDSYLARFRLFLNRYEDFMVQAPLITEVVGLQ, from the exons ATGGAGCTGGCGCGCGGCGCGTCCAAGGGGGATGGCGGGGCCGAGGCGCTGCTGGGTGAGCTGGAGGGGCTGGTGCAGGACGTGGTGAGGGCAAGTTCCTGGTGGGAGCTCCATGGCGTGGATTGTGCCATCCTCGCACTCAGCCTCCTCGCCTTGCCAGCCG GGTTCCTGTGCCTGTCCTCTGAGAATGTCCTGGTCTTTGCCATTGGCATCACCATCTTGGGCGTGTGCCACTCCACGCTCACTGTCAAGGGCAGCCACCTGGCCACTCATGGTGCCCTCACCAAGTCCAAACGCTGGAGCAAGATCTGGTTGCTCTTCTTTGTAGAG GTGTGCACGGCCTTCACTTCGGAGTTCGGGAAGTTCAGCCACGTCAACATGCACCACGGCTACACCAACGTGGTGGGTCTGGGGGACTCCAGCACGTGGAAGCTGCCTTGCCTTAACGGCTACGTCTACATGTTCCTCGCGCCCTTCCTCATCCCCATCATCACCCCGCTGGTGGCTCTTG AGCGGCTGTGGAAGGTGGAGCTGCGGATAGCTCTGCGGACGCTGGGCCTGATTTCCCTGGGCCTTTACTCTCAGTACTGGCTGCTCCTGAACGTGTCCGGCTTCAGGAGCCCCGGCTCGGCCCTGGCCTGCATGCTGCTCATCAGGGCCCTGCTGGCCCACCCCTTCCTCCACGTCAACATCTTCCAG CACATAGGGCTGCCCATGTTCTCCCGGGACAAGAAGCCCCAACGGATCCACATGATGACCCTGGGGGTTCTCAACCTGCCCCGGCTGCCCGTGTTGGACTGGGCGTTTGGCCACTCGCTCATCAGTTGCCATGTAGAACACCACCTGTTCCCCAAGCTCTCTGACAACATGTGTCTGAAG GTGAAGCCTGTGGTGTCCCGGTTCCTCCAGGAGAAGCAGCTGCCATACCAAGAGGACTCGTACTTGGCTCGCTTCCGGCTGTTCCTCAACCGCTACGAGGACTTTATGGTGCAGGCCCCGCTGATCACTGAGGTGGTGGGGCTGCAGTGA
- the Fdxr gene encoding NADPH:adrenodoxin oxidoreductase, mitochondrial isoform X1, which translates to MAPRCWRWWHWLGWPRIRPPSASNSTNSGFYRHFSAQKNPQICVVGSGPAGFYTAQHLLKHHTQAHVDIYEKQLVPFGLVRFGVAPDHPEVKNVINTFTQTARSDRCAFRGNVMVGKDVTVPELQGAYHAVVLSYGAEDHRRLEIPGEELPGVCSARAFVGWYNGLPENRELAPDLSCDTAVILGQGNVALDVARILLTPHEHLEKTDITEAALGVLRQSQVKTVWIVGRRGPLQVAFTIKELREMIHLPGTRPILDPADFLGLQDRIKEVPRPRKRLMELLLQTATEKPGAGAARQALATRAWGLRFFRSPQQVLPSPDGRRAAGIRLAVTRLEGVGEATQAVPTGDTEDLPCGLVLSSVGYKSRPIDPSVPFDSKLGIIPNVEGRVVDVPGLYCSGWVKRGPTGVITTTMTDSFLTSQMLLQDLKAGLLPSGPRPGFTAIQALLSSRGVRPVSFSDWEKLDAEEVSRGQGAGKPREKLVDPHEMLRLLGH; encoded by the exons ATGGCTCCGCGCTGCTGGCGCTGGTGGCACTGGTTGGGGTGGCCACGAATCCGACCACCTTCCGCTAGTAACTCCACGA ACTCAGGCTTCTACCGGCATTTCTCTGCCCAGAAGAATCCCCAGATCTGTGTGGTGGGCAGTGGCCCAGCTGGCTTCTACACGGCCCAACACCTGCTAAAG CACCACACCCAGGCCCATGTGGACATCTATGAGAAGCAGCTTGTGCCCTTCGGCCTAGTGCGGTTTGGTGTGGCACCTGACCATCCCGAGGTGAAG AATGTCATCAACACCTTTACCCAGACTGCCCGATCGGACCGCTGTGCCTTCAGGGGAAATGTGATGGTGGGCAAAGATGTGACAGTGCCTGAGTTGCAGGGTGCCTACCATGCGGTGGTGCTG AGTTATGGGGCAGAGGACCACCGGAGGCTGGAGATTCCCGGTGAGGAGCTGCCTGGTGTATGCTCGGCCAGGGCCTTTGTGGGCTGGTACAATGGGCTTCCTGAGAACCGGGAG CTGGCACCAGACCTGAGCTGTGACACAGCCGTGATCCTGGGGCAGGGGAATGTGGCTCTGGATGTAGCCCGGATCCTGCTGACCCCACATGAGCACCTGGAG AAAACAGACATCACTGAAGCTGCCCTGGGAGTGCTGAGGCAGAGTCAGGTGAAGACTGTGTGGATAGTGGGCCGGCGTGGACCCCTGCAAGTGGCCTTTACCATTAAG GAGCTTCGAGAGATGATTCATTTGCCAGGAACCCGGCCCATTTTGGATCCTGCAGATTTCTTGGGCCTCCAGGACAGAATCAAGG AGGTTCCCCGTCCAAGGAAGCGGCTGATGGAACTGCTGCTTCAAACTGCCACAGAGAAGCCCGGGGCGGGGGCTGCCCGCCAGGCATTGGCCACCCGTGCCTGGGGCCTCCGCTTTTTCCGAAGCCCCCAGCAGGTGCTGCCCTCTCCAGATGGGCGACGGGCAGCAGGCATCCGCCTAGCGGTAACCAGACTGGAG GGTGTCGGTGAGGCCACCCAGGCAGTGCCCACAGGAGACACGGAGGACCTCCCTTGCGGGCTGGTACTGAGCAGCGTTGGGTATAAGAGCCGCCCCATTGACCCCAGTGTGCCTTTTGACTCCAAACTTGGGATCATCCCCAATGTAGAGGGCCGGGTTGTGGATGTGCCAG GCCTCTACTGCAGTGGCTGGGTGAAGAGGGGACCCACAGGTGTCATTACCACTACCATGACGGACAGCTTCCTCACTAGTCAGATGCTGCTACAGGACCTGAAGGCCGGGCTGCTGCCCTCAGGCCCCAGGCCGGGCTTCACAGCCATCCAGGCCCTGCTGAGCAGCCGAG GTGTCCGACCAGTCTCTTTCTCAGATTGGGAAAAGCTGGATGCTGAGGAGGTTTCCCGGGGACAGGGTGCTGGGAAGCCCCGGGAGAAGCTGGTGGATCCTCATGAGATGCTGAGGCTGCTGGGGCACTGA